AAAGTCTTCCTCTCCGACACTTTCATCAGAGAGCGTGCTTTTTTACCCAGGCAACATAGCGCTGCATCCAATTCTGCAAAAAATGCCTGCTCGCAGCGCCAATGTTACCCTCTTCATCAAAAAGCCCCTCTTTCATCTGAATAAAAGCTTCAGGCTGCCCGAGGGTAGGAACATCGAGAAATGCAAGAATGTTACGCAAATGTTGTTGAGCCAGAGCCGTTCCGGTAGAACCAATCGAAACACCAAGAATCCCGGCAGGCTTTCCCGCCCATACACTCTTGCCATAAGGGCGCGAACCATGATCCAGGACATTTTTCAGAATACCCGGTATTGAACGGTTGTACTCAGGCGTCACAAAGAGAATGCCCTGAGCCGCCTTGATATCAAGCTTCAAACGTTTGACAGCATCAGCAGGATTTGCATCATCATCCTCATTATAGAGCGGCAAATCAGCGATCTGCACCTCACTGAACGAAAACTCGGGAGGGGCAAGCCGCACAACTGCATGTGCCAGCTTACGATTAAATGAACCCTTGCGAAGAGCGCCGACAACAACAGCAATATGGTATTGGCTCATCATCATGCCTGATTAAAGGTTTTTTTGCTGCTTTACAATCCTGAGGCCGGGCGCATCGCCTCTCCGGCTTTCTCCTTCAGGGTACGGAACTTGTCACTGACAGCCTCAATTTTTGCCTCCCAGGCCGGATCAGGTCTCGCCATTTCAGCCTCCTTCAAAAAGGTGAGCAAGGTCGAAGTACAGGCAACCGGATCAAAAAGAATCCATTTTGCCGATATGCCAAGAAAAAGAGAGAAGACAAAGAGCGCAAACTTGACCAATCCCCATGAAGAGGGAAGAAACAGGGCAAGAGCGCCAAGGGGAAGCATAAAGGCAAAGGTGGTCAGCAGAACAAATACATAACTGAGCAGCGTCAGCGCCACGGCATTCTTCAGCAGCGCTTTCCATGACTGACAGTAAATGATAATGCCTGATCGGGCAGCATCAAATACATTCTCATTACCGGTACGAAAGGTATAGGCGATAACCGACTCATCAATATAGGTAAGGCTGAAATTCACGATGCGCTGCACAACTTTGGCAAGACCTTCAAGCGCGGGTATGGGCAAAGCATTCATCACATTGAAGAGCGTCCGGTTGAGCGAAACAAGTACCCCCTTCACCAGTTGATCAACGAGAGCGAGAACACTTACCTCTTTGTAGTATTGCATCACCCGCTCTTTTGCCCATGCCGTCTGGGAAATCCCTGATGGTAAACTCCCTTTTGCAGCAATCTCCGTAATCAGGGCAATATGACCTGCCTGAAGAAGATAGAGCACATATTCACGCAGAAGCCTGAAACCAAAACCACCGGCAAGCAGGGCAATAATGAACAGCACAACCGCAGCTCCGCTACCGAAAACACTCCCGATAAGCACAAGAATGGCAAGAAAGAGTGCCACAACAACGGCTATAGAACTGTACACCACTGTCCGGTAGAGAAGATAGACCTTTGTTTGCGCCACAATTTTGATGGCTTCACCAAGTTGCAGACCCATAACTATTTTGATTTATTAAGATTAGTTATCAACGAATGATGATAAGTGACGTATTCCTTTCTTACGCCGCCTAACCCAATAATATAGCAATCCTGCAACTTCAACAGGCACTGAAATAAGCTGCAAAATGATTACTGCTCACAGACAAGTCGGAAACCAATAACATTCGTTCGCAAGGAAGGTCGGGCATTATAACGGTAAGCTGACCGACAGAGCCTCGCCTCGCAATTCCAACTCCCACCACGAAGCACTCGGACCAAACCAGTTGCCGTACCCGGTGGATTGGCAACCGTTCCATTCGATAGAGATTCATCATAGTAGTTTCCGCTGTACCAGTCACTGCACCATTCCCAGACATTGCCAGGCATGTTGTACAGCCCCCAGGCATTTGGAACAAAATTATCAACAGCAACCGTGTTCCGACGCTCAAGCCCCTTATGTTGTCCGAAGTACAAATTGCCTCCTTTATGGTTTGCCTGCCCGGTCGTCAGCTTCTCTCTGGTATTAAAAGGGGTTGTGGTGCCGCTCGGCAAGCATACTCCCATTCAGCTTCCGTCGGCAGGCGAAACACCTTTCCCGTTTTTTCCGTCAACCACTGTCAGTAGGCAACAGCATCATGCCAATTCACATACAAAACAGGATGATTATCTTCACTCCTCGGTCGATCCTTGCCAAAAACTCCTTTAAACCAGTAGACTCCATCTCCCATTTTTTCTTCACCATGACGCTGAATAAAGCGGAAAAGACCTTTTGACGCATCAGACCGGTAACCTGACTCTTCCGCATATCTCCCGAACTCGGCAACGGTTACAGTGTATTTGCATAGAGAAAAAGTATTCACCCGTACCTGATGCTCGGTTTCATCGCTTCCGCGAAGCAATTCACTCGCAGGACTGCCCATCGTAAACTCACCACCGTCTATCAGAACAAAGTTCCGGAGGTAAGAATCATCATTTTTATCAAGAGTACCCGACGTCGCATCCGCGTAAAGCTGTTCAGGTGAGACTTCACTGGAGCGTTCCTGTTTATGGCCCAAGAGTTTCGTAACCAGATTCATTCTACCCTTATTTACGGTTATTAATGCTTTGAAATCATTATTAGATAATTGCGACAGAAAAAGTCCGAATCGACAATCTTCCTGAATCGGCGAGGTTGAGCTGCTAACCACACTGTTCATATGGCGGAATCATAATATCCTGTCATAAGAATACACCCATAACAGGCAATAAGCCCAAATATTAATTATCATATTTCATAACAGTTACAATCAAAAATATGACGTATAACCGCAAGAAAAAGCTCCTGGGCGCGACAGATTTATAAGGATCTTGTGAGGACTTGTTTGATATTTTATTTATTGTGCCATGGCAGTGAGTCACGGCAAATAAAAACAGTTGTTGTCAGGAATAGCAGGGGGGGACAGTAAGTTACTCCACGGTTATATCGTCCAGAAACGTATAACCGACACCATGGGATGTCAGTATTGGAGATTGCATGTTGTGCAATTCTATTTTTTTACGCAAGCGGTTAACGAGCGACTGCAGTGAGTGGTGGCCAGATTCGTTAGGCAGATAGCCAAGTCTCGTCAGCAGTTCAAACCGAGGAACAACTGCGTTAGGGACTGCGACGAGCAGGGCAAGAAAGTCAAGCTCTTTATTGGTAAGCTGAATCGCGTTGCCCTAGGGAGAAAGGAGGATCCATCTCCGGCTTATAAGTCTCCAGTGTGCCTGTGGCTTCGAAGGTATTGGTTGCTGTCGGGTCAGGATGTACGGTTGTATCGTTGGTTGGGCCATACGGCTAAGAAGCCCTGAGATTGCGGCTGAAAGTTGACGAACATCAATCGGCTTAACCAGATAGAGATCAGCGCCAGCATAATGGCCGGCAAGCTGGTCATCAATTGCATCGCGACCGGAAAAGATAATGATGCGCATTTCAGTGTTCTTTCTGACATACTCAGCAAGGATCAGACCACTCTGGTCAGGAAGACCTACGTCGAGTACAACAACCGCGTAGGGCTCTCTGAAGATGTGCTGGTAAAACTCATGAGCTGAGCTAACCGCAGTGACAACATACCCCTTCTGCGTCAGGTAAATTTGAACACATTTCAGGACCGCTTCGTCATCTTCGACAATGAGTATCCTGCTTCCAGCCACTCCCTGCGGTATCGCGCATAATTCCTCCTCCGCCCGCAACAGTTGCGGTGTTTTCAGCCCTCTCTCCTCTTCACCAGCATTGTCCATCGCGACCTTCAGAGTACCCGGATTTTGGAGTACATATACAATTATTGCCACACAGAGCACGACTGAAATGATAGCAAAAAAAGACAGTCAACTCAGCGATACCTGCGTGTAATTTAACGACATATTATCGTTATTCCTAATAGATAAAAAAGGTTACGCCATCGCACAGCTTCGACATAATTTGCCTCTTCCGTATCAAAAAAGGAGGTGAACACAAAAAAACGAAGACCCAACGTCCCGAAAATCCATAAAGGAGCAAAGCGCCTTTGTTGCAACGAAAACCATGACGCCCTTTGCTGGAAGAGTTGAGTTGACCTGCAACACTTCTTTTTACAAAGTACGACGAATGAATAAAAATTTATAACCCAATCTCTTTTTTTCTTTCAACAGTGCAGAGGGATTCGTCCGCAATCAAATCGCTGACGCAATTTTATAAACGGCTATTTTGTTTCTGATCGTTGTTGGACTTACCTTGGTGAGACCTGTGTCTCCCGCTAACTTGTATCTGTTAAATTTATGGAAACCTATAAACTTGTTCTACCCGAACATCTTAACCATTACGGCTTTCTGTTCGGCGGCAACCTTTTGAAATGGATTGACGAAATTGGCTATATCACAGTCTCTCTGGATTATCCCGGCTGCAACTTTGTGACCGTCGGTATGGATAAGGTGGAATTCAAAAAAAGCATTCGGGGCGGTTCTATCCTCTGTTTTGTGACTGAAAAAAACAAAATCGGTCACACATCGATTGAGTACACCGTGCGTGTCTACAAGAAAAGTATTGAGAGCGGTGAACGGGTTATGGCTTTCAGTACGCACATCACCTTTGTCTGTCTTGATGACAAGGGGGCAAAAAAAGAGCTCTGCTGCGGCTATAAAGAGAAGGGTGAAGACAATAACTGCCTCTGAGTTCTTTTTCACCTCCTCCCCGTCAACGGGAAGTATTGAAAACCGAACCGTTCAGGCTGGCCATAAGCGAAATTCCGACAGTAGCCATAACGGCATTGGCCAGCCACATTGAGATCATGGGATCAAGGATCCCCCGCTCAGCAATTTTCTCTCCTGAAATCATCAGCATCCAGTAGAGCACAAACAAAAAAAGCGAGATGGCTGCACCAACACCGAACCCTCCCCGTCTGGCAAGAACTCCAAGGGGTGCACCAACCAGAACAAAAACAAAACAGGCAAGGGAGAGCGCATATTTCTTGTGATAGGCTGCCATATAACGATTGTACATGTTCCGGTTTGCTTCGATATTTTTAAGTTCTCCATCAAGCCGGGCAAGCTGACGATCAACATAACCCGCAGCTTCCGCTCTCGTTTTGTTGGCCATTTTTGCTGTTATCATCCCCCCTTTTGCACGAACAGAACTGCTTTCAGCCATGCGTTCTCCCAGGGTTTCAAGCGGCATCTGAATCCTCTTTTCAGATGCCGCTATCCTCTTCCTGAATTCATCGCCAATAGTTATCAGCTCTTTAGCAGAAAGTTCGCCATCGCCTGAACGCATTCGGCTCTCCGAAGAGCGTGAAAAACCAAAACCGGATGATTCAAAGACAAAACGGTGCTTCTGGAAGCTCATGTTGCGGTAGCTTTTGTGATCGGGTTGACGTACCTGATGAATTTCGCCATTGAAAAGCGTCATCACCAAATAATGATCATCACCACTAAAGTCAATAGTACCCTTTTCAGCCGTCACCATCGTTTTGTAATCCGATCGTGAGGCATCATAGATAACGATACCCCTAAGCTCCTTTGAGTGTTCATCTGTGCTGCGAACAAAGATGGAGTAACCATCCACAAGAGTTGAAAAAGCATTTTCGGCCAAGCCAAAGGCCGGTTTGGAGCGCGCAATATCAACCATCAGCGATTTCGCATAATAATTTGCTTCGGGAAGCACGACATTGTTAAAACGCTCAACAAAGAGTGAAAGAAGCAGGCCTGCAAGAAGAACAGGCATCATCAACCGGTAAAGAGAGATGCCGGAGGCCCTGAAAACGGTCATTTCAGAGGTGGTCGTCAGGGATCCGAATGCCATGACAACCGAAACGAGTACCGCCATGGGCGCCGCAAGCCCAACCATCCAGGCCGACTGCAGCAGAATGAGTTCCACCATCGCAGTAAATCCGATTCCCTTTCCCATAAAACGATCGGCAAACGTAGCAAAGAACTGAAGGATCAAAACAAAAATAATGGTGACAAAAGCAAACAGGAACGACCCGACATGCGCTTTCAGGATATAGCGATCGATGATTTTCATAAAACAGCTCTCTTTTCTCCCCCATGTAATGATGACCTGAGCGTAACGGGCAGGTTCAAACAGCCTGACGAACATGAATATAACCTATTCTCCCATTCTCCATCTATACCTCCACCACCTTTGCCAGAGGCGTTGTGAAAAAGAAACATCCCCGAAATTCTCCTCCCCATAAACCCCAGTCTGGTGTTCACCTGCCCAGATATCGAACAACAGAAGAGGGTAACGGCGTCAGATAATGAGGTCGCATCATCCAAAAACGTTAATGATGAAGCAAAGAGTCAAAAAAGCTTCAAAAAAATGAATCCAAAAGTTGCACAGAAAAAAAATATCTTTATATTTGTCACTCATTAAGCGGGAATAGCTCAGTTGGTAGAGCACAACCTTGCCAAGGTTGGGGTCGCGAGTTCGAGTCTCGTTTCCCGCTCAGAATAAAAACAAAAAAGCCTCGTCACTGAAACGAGGCTTTTTTGTTTTCATAATGTAAACCGTTTAAAAGGCTCGAACAGCCCGAACACGGTCAAGGCCGTATGTCTTGCTGATGACATAATGGGTACCATTACTGAAATTCTGCAACCATGCAATATCCGCATTATACTCCGACGAACTCCAGTAGTAACCATGGTTATCAGCAAACCCGCCAACCGCACGCTTATTGAGATAAAGCTGGTTCAACTGCTCCTTGTTTGGTAAAAACCAGTCTTGATAGCCATTGCTCACAAAATTATCACATACAAGCCTGGCATCACTCCATGTAAAACCCCCTTCCTCCTTGTCTGATGAGTACGCTGGCATATCGGCTTTGGCAACAACAAGACCATGCTTCCCCGTACCATCAACATAAAAAACAATCCCGCCGCCATACTCTTCACCTATTGAGACACTCTCCTTTACGGTTTCCGTCACCTGCTCTTGCAGTAATGGTAAAGAATTACCCCGCTCTCTTGCAGCTTCTGATTGGTATTCAGAGCCTGAGCGCCTCTCATACAAATCACCATGACGAGAACTGTTATGATATGCAGCATGGAACACATGAGCCAATTGCCTGATGGAACTGGTGTAGCCGACCAATAATTTATTTTTCATGGGCTAAAGAATTTATCGATAAACAAAGACTCATGTCCGCATACCACATGTATATATTTTCCGTAAAAAGTACAGCGGAAATATATATAATTATTGCATAACAAATAGTATTTCTTCACCACTTTGCTCTTTTATTGCAGCTCACGCAGAACGAGGCCAATCCATCGCATCTCCAGCTCCACAAGAATACCACTTCATCAGACGGAGCAATATAGTGTATATTGTGCGTATACCAACCAACAATATGGACACAAAACAAACTATGCGGAAAACCAGCTATATTTTTTTAAATTCCCAGCCACATAAGCGGAAAACAAGACTGTCCTCTATTATCCCGGGCTCTCCCGGACCGTCAGAAACAGCTCAATTCTGCTGAATTGTTAGAAAATATACGGAGAGGTGCGAGAGTGGTTGAATCGGACGGTCTCGAAAACCGTTGTGCGCTTCGGTGTACCGTGGGTTCGAATCCCACCCTCTCCGCCATATATTCCAGACTGCGCAGTTAATTGCAAGTTATGAGCCCGAATGCCCGCTCCATTCGAGCTTCCTGGTTTTGTGTTTTCAATCAGAATCTTTTTCTGTCGTTTTATGGTGTGAGTAGGAGCATTTGATGCCCTCATACAGTTTCCCTCTTTTTCCCGAACTACCCCTTGTATTATATACGGCATTGCCGTACATTAGCGTCATGCATGTTGTTATTGAAACGCCGAATTATCTTTCCGATGCCAAAGCGCTTGGGTTAACTGCCGATGAGCGTCGATCAATCGTCGATTGTATCGCGCAAACCCCTGACGCCGGAGTTGAAATGAAAGGTACGGGCGGTGCGAGAAAAATTCGATTCGCTGGAAGGGGCAAAGGAAAAAGCGGAGGGTACAGGGTTGTTACTTTTTATGCCGGAGAAAATATTCCCGTGTTTCTATTGTCTATTTTTTCAAAAGGCGAAAGAGCAAATTTATCGCAAGCTGAAAGAAATGAACTGAAGCAAATTTTAGGATCGCTTGCTGATGTTTACAAGAAAGGAGTTAAAGACTATGTCCAAAGCAGGAAATAAACTTATCAAGTCCGCGAATCAGGCGCTGGCCTATGCTCGCGGTGAAATTTCTGACGGCTTTAACGTCAATGTTCCTGAGGAGATCGACGTTAAGTCTATCCGCAACGGTTTGGGGTTGACTCAACCGGAATTTTCTTCACGGTTCGGGTTTGACGTCAGGGCGGTGCAGGATTGGGAACAAAAACGCCGTCAGCCTGATCGGGCCGCCCGGATTCTTTTAACCGTCATTGCCCATGAACCGGAGGCTGTCGAAAGGGCCTTGGCGCATTAGGGAGTACATACTGTCGGGCTCACATAATTGAATCATGGGGTTGCGGTGAGTGATTTGCAGTATGTGGCGCGGATGTGCAGTGGTCGATGTATAATGATGTCGGAACTGGCGCAGATGGTGCGAGGGTCAAATCATAAGACGCTGCTGAAGATATTTTTTTGAAAAAAAATCGCTATGCTTGGCAGCTATACGCCTAACCCGACGCCGATTCTTGCATACGGTGTTTCGAAATGTTCGGCTGAGATCCATGGTCTGCTCGTCTGGCGATGGGAGGTAGCTGATCTGTTTTCGCTTTTCGGCAAAGTACCCAATGGTCGGCTCATAGAAGAAGGAGATCTCGTCGAAGTCCTCGACGCTGACAAGCGCTGTTAGCTGAAGAGACAGCTTCACCAGAGTGACGTGTAGCTGCGTTAGCATGGCCTTCGTACGGAGGCACTCGTTGCGATGGGCGGGTGGTCCGAGGTCAACTATTGTTGTTCGTTCACTGATTTTAAGGACTGGAACTGAGCAACAGAACTGTTTTGGTGCTATTTTGGTTTCATTTCCAAAATTGCCGTTCCTGTGAACAGGAATTCTTGACCATCTTCCAGCAACAGCTTATGTCCAGAAAAGTACTGATTGTCAAAAACATCACCCACGAAGGGCCGGGTCTGCTTGAAACCCTGCTTTGCGAGCATGGTATCGCATGGCATAGTGAGGATCTTTCTGCGGGCGGAACCGTTCCCGATCCACGTGGCTACAGCGCACTCGTGGTGCTTGGAGGGCCCCAGAGCGCCAACGATGAGAGTCCTGCCATGCTGCTTCAGCTCCGCCGGATTGAGCAGGCTCTGCATGAGGAGATCCCCTCTCTTGGCATCTGCCTTGGCATACAGTGCCTTGTTAAAGCGGGTGGAGGAAAAGTGGTGAACTCTCCGGTAAAAGAGATTGGATTTCTTGATCCTGAAGGGAATCCCTTCCGCATCGACCTTACCCCGGCGGGCAAAAAGGAGGCTCTTTTTGGCGGGCTTGGCAAAAGCTTTCCGGTCTTTCAGCTTCATGGCGAAACGGTGGAGCTTGCATCTTCAGGAATGGAGCTGCTTGCGACCGGCAAACAATGTCCTGTGCAGGCTGTCAGGGTTGGCAAAAACGCCTACGGACTGCAGTGTCATTTTGAACTGACAACTGCGATGTTTTCGGATTGGTGCGATACGGATAGTGACCTGAAAAGAATGAATCGTCAGGAACTCATGGAACAGTATGAAACGATCAGAGAGGAGTACCATTCGACCGGACTCAAGCTCATGCACAACTTCCTCCGGATTTCAGAACTTGTCTGAGCCGCAACGCTTCATGATCGATCCGCGCCGCATCCGCCTCCTGAACGAGAAGCATGACGGAGAGGGTGCGGTGATCTACTGGATGTCGCGCGACCAGAGGGTGCGTCATAACTGGGCGCTGCTCTTTGCCCGCAGAAAAGCGGAACTCCTGCAGCAGCCTCTTGTGGTGCTCTTTACGCTTGCTCCCACTTTTCTCGGGGCCCCGCTCCGCCATTACGATTTCATGCTCAAGGGCTTGCGGGAGGTTGAAGCCGATCTCAAAACACTCAACATTCCCTTTTTGCTCCTCCAGAGCCAGCCGCCAAAACGCACGACAAGCACTGTCTAAGGTGGCAATCTCGATAAGGAGATAAATAGAATCTGGATAACCTGTTTCCCATTCGTAATTTATCCTTTATTTTACCCAAACCTCGATTCTTCTGTTTTTTTCCCTGTTTTCCTGGGTATCATTCGGAGCGACAAAAGCTTCAGCTCCTACCCCTGTTACTTCAGCACATTGTACACCTTCTTCTATGAGCGCTGTAGCAACAACTTCAGCACGTTTTTGCGCGAGTTCCTTATTGTGTTTTATTGAGCCTGCCGCATCCGCAAAGCCAATAAGCACTACTCGTTTGTCTTTGTACTTTGGCTGCGATAATACGGCTACGATTCGACCTATATCCCGGTTTGCTCGGGTATCCAATACTTCACTATCAGCACGGAATCTGAAGCGTGTCGCGATTTCGGTTGCGCCGCTTGTCAGATTTCTCCATCCCATGGAGATATTCCGGGGGTCATACTCAGGCACAACATTTGACGGTTGGCTGACAGGTGTCGGGTCGAGATTGACCAGACCGATAGATGCGACGATTTGCTGGCCGGCAGTTCCTGTGGCAAAATCGATGAAGCGGGCAACCAGAGGATTTTTGCTTGTTTCCGATGCGTACAGGAAGAGGCGCCGTGACAGGATATAGTCCTCTGTCTTTACAGTAAACGGACTGGGTTTGCGCGCCTGTACACCGACATCGGAGAGGGAGAGCGCATGGTTAGAACCGATATAGTTCAAACCGATGAAGCCAATTGCATTCGGATTAGTTGCTACCGAGGCCGAAAGTTTTTTGCTGTTTTCCAGGAGGAGTGCATCACCAGCAAGGGTTTTACCATATTTCTTAAGGACTGCGTCATTGAAGAAATCCCTGGTGCCCGAGTTTTCATCACGAGCATAAATGGTGATAGCGCCATTCAGCCCGCCCACTTGCGACCACTCTTTGATCGTTCCGCTGAAAATATCTGCAAGCTGGGAGACGGACAAAGACTTTATCGGATTTGAGGGATGGACGATGACTGCGATGCCATCGAGTGCCAGAACAAATTCACTGCCATTTGATCTGAGATCGCCCACTACAGGTTTAAGCGCCTGCCATTCATCATTTTTAATTGGTCTTGAGGCCATACCAATATCGCACTGCCCATATTTCAAACCTTCAAAGGCGGTTTTGCTGCCATGAGCGGCAATTTCGATTCGACCCTCAACTCCATTTTGTTCGCCTACGATAGAGCATTCATCTTCGGTTTCTGAAACCTTGTGAACATTACTGTATCCCTCCTGTTTGAGGAATTGCTCAGCCAATGCTGGCAGGAGGTTAACACCGATGGTGTTCGAACCGTGAAAACGTAAAAGCGTTTTGCCGTTAAACGGTTGATTCATGTCTTGAACCAGGGCTGTACCTGGTTTCGGACTTGGGTTCGACCGCATGAAAAACAGCCGACCTCCGCCGATAATCAGAACCAATATGCCGACAATGAGAGCTATGGTTTTGTTGTCCGGCATCTTGAGGACTGTTTTCCCGACAGGAATAAGCTTGGATTTGCATTCAGGACATATCGGATCTGCACCTGCAGGAAGGGCAATCTGTTCCTGATTGTCAGCCTTGTGACAGTTGCCCAGATTCGGACATTTGTATGTGGTTGGCATGGTGAATTCCCGGTTTGATCGTTCAGTTGTTGGTTAATGACGTGATGGCCTTACGCGCAGCGGCTTCGAAGCGTTGATATGTCGGGTCTTCGAAATCTTCCTGCCGTTCGCTCAGGATTGCTTTCAGCTCATTCAGGATGCGCTGTTTCAGTTCGTTGATTTTGTCGATGTGTTTCCACTCATTCTCCTTGAGCTTGTCATTGGCTGTTTGTTCCAGAACCTGGGCCACCTTCAGATCGATGTTTTCGGAGATTTCCGGCAGCGATTTTCCAAGCTTTGTCCGAACGGTCATTCCAAGTTCATCTTCACCGATCAGGAAAAGATCGCTTCTGCCGGTGGTGGGATTGACGACGGCCGTAATCAGTTCCATCGCTTTGGCAATGAACAGGGATGGCAAGACTTTTTCGCGTATATCGCCCTCATTGGCAATGAGCAGTGCAGAATACTGGCTTCCGTCACCTTCGCTATGCAATTCAAGCTTGACCTGCTCCGGATTGTTTGCACTGTTGATGCGCAGATCGTACTTCTCTTTCAAAAAGCGCACCATCCTTGCATAACGCAGGGGGAACAGGTTGGTGATGCCAAGCAGAGTGATTTCGTGTGGTTTGGTGTCGCTCTCGATTATTTCAACGGGAATGCCACCTCTCAGATGATCGCGGAACATCGTTTTCAGGATTTCAGCGAATTCCGAGTGTTCACCGGCATTGGGCATGATGACAATGAATTGAGATACCTTGACAACATTGCCATTTCCTATTACAATAGCCTGTGGGTCGAATTCAAGATAGTTGCCGGCAGAGCGTACAAGATCGTTGACAAACTTCCTCAGCTCTTCAGGCTTTCCTGAATACTCCCGTTCGAGTTGACCGATAATATTGACGCCAAGCAAAGACTGGCGGTTATGGTCTGAGGAAACCAGGTTGTCGTGTGCGATCTGGGAACTGAGCGTACTCTTTTGTTCGAGAACGTTGAAAAAGCGTTGCCTGCTGATCCGGTTATGAAACGTGGCAAATGAAGGTTCCGAAGCGATCTGTTCGATGAGCGCATCTCTGATGATTTGCGAGTGGTTTTTTTGTATGGCAGCCTCTTTTTCCAGATCACGGGAAAACAGACGGACATTTTCGGCGTTATAGAATCGAACCAGAGACTGACGGAGATCGGGTTTTTCATTATCGTTGCACCGTTCATCGATACGTGTGTTGAACTCCTTGATTGTTTCGTCCACCAGCGTGGAGCAGAGCGAAATATCAGTGGCCAGATGGTTGAATTCCGTGATCGATTCCTGCAACAGGCGCTTGGCAAAGTTCCATGCTTCTGCCTGTGTGCGGAAGAGGTACAGTTCACGCAGGAGCTCGCCGTGAGTATCGAGTAGTTTACGGCGTCTACCGAGCATATGTGAAAGCAATCCTACTTTGGCCCACTCGTTCCGGTTTGCGGTAACCTTTTGTTCTGCATCTTCTACGTTAGCTTTAG
The DNA window shown above is from Pelodictyon phaeoclathratiforme BU-1 and carries:
- a CDS encoding substrate-binding domain-containing protein is translated as MPTTYKCPNLGNCHKADNQEQIALPAGADPICPECKSKLIPVGKTVLKMPDNKTIALIVGILVLIIGGGRLFFMRSNPSPKPGTALVQDMNQPFNGKTLLRFHGSNTIGVNLLPALAEQFLKQEGYSNVHKVSETEDECSIVGEQNGVEGRIEIAAHGSKTAFEGLKYGQCDIGMASRPIKNDEWQALKPVVGDLRSNGSEFVLALDGIAVIVHPSNPIKSLSVSQLADIFSGTIKEWSQVGGLNGAITIYARDENSGTRDFFNDAVLKKYGKTLAGDALLLENSKKLSASVATNPNAIGFIGLNYIGSNHALSLSDVGVQARKPSPFTVKTEDYILSRRLFLYASETSKNPLVARFIDFATGTAGQQIVASIGLVNLDPTPVSQPSNVVPEYDPRNISMGWRNLTSGATEIATRFRFRADSEVLDTRANRDIGRIVAVLSQPKYKDKRVVLIGFADAAGSIKHNKELAQKRAEVVATALIEEGVQCAEVTGVGAEAFVAPNDTQENREKNRRIEVWVK